In Penicillium oxalicum strain HP7-1 chromosome VII, whole genome shotgun sequence, one DNA window encodes the following:
- a CDS encoding ATP-dependent 6-phosphofructokinase translates to MDPATKPVVPPKKRRIGVLTSGGDAPGMNGAVRAVVRMALHSDCEAYAVYEGYEGLVNGGNMIRQMHWEDVRGWLSRGGTLIGSARSMAFRERAGRLRAAKNMVLRGIDALVVCGGDGSLTGADVFRAEWPGLLKELVSAGELTEEQIKPYNVLNIVGLVGSIDNDMSGTDATIGCYSSLTRICDAVDDVFDTAFSHQRGFVIEVMGRHCGWLALMSAISTGADWLFIPEIPPRDGWEDDMCASITKNRTERGKRRTIVIVAEGAQDRQLNKISSSTIKDILTQRLGLDTRTTVLGHTQRGGAACAYDRWLSTLQGVEAVRAVLDMTPTSPSPVITIRENKIMRTPLMEAVQATKDVAAKIHAKDFEAAMTLRDPEFKEYYRAYLNTATPDHPKMMVAQEKKMRIAIIHVGAPAGGMNQATRAAVAYCLTRGHTALAIHNGFPGLIRHHADKPISSVREVQWLESDSWVNEGGSDIGTNRGLPSEDMEGTAKCFELYKFDALFVVGGFEAFTAVSQLRKARTQYDAFKIPMVVLPATISNNVPGTEYSLGSDTCLNTLIEFCDAIRQSASSSRRRVFVIETQGGQSGYIATTAGLAVGAVAVYIPEEGIDIKMLSRDIDFLRDNFIRDKGANRAGKIILRNECASKTYSTQVIADMIKEEAHGRFESRSAVPGHFQQGGKPSPMDRVRALRMAIKCMQHLESYAGQSREQIAADDLSAAVIGVKGSQVLFSPMGGETGLEATETDWVRRRPKSEFWLELQDVVNVLSGRSGNRAVDTSVIYDSM, encoded by the exons ATGGACCCCGCTACAAAACCTGTCGTCCCGCCCAAGAAGCGCCGCATTGGCGTTCTCACTTCGGGTGGTGATGCCCCCGGTATGAACGGTGCCGTGCGGGCCGTCGTTCGTATGGCTCTGCACTCCGACTGCGAGGCCTACGCCGTCTACGAAGGCTATGAAGGTTTGGTCAATGGCGGCAACATGATCCGCCAGATGCACTGGGAGGACGTCCGTGGCTGGCTGTCGCGCGGTGGTACCCTCATCGGCTCTGCCCGTAGTATGGCTTTCCGCGAGCGCGCTGGTCGTCTCCGTGCGGCCAAGAACATGGTTCTGCGCGGCATTGACGCCCTCGTGGTttgtggtggtgatggcagtTTGACCGGTGCTGATGTCTTCCGTGCCGAATGGCCGGGCCTTCTGAAGGAATTGGTCTCTGCTGGTGAATTGACCGAAGAGCAAATCAAACCCTACAATGTTCTGAACATCGTCGGACTCGTGGGTTCGATCGATAATGATATGTCCGGAACTGATGCCACCATTGGCTGCTACTCGTCCTTGACTCGCATCTGTGATGCGGTCGACGATGTCTTCGACACTGCCTTTTCGCACCAGCGCGGCTTCGTCATTGAGGTGATGGGCCGTCACTGCGGATGGCTGGCTCTCATGTCTGCTATTAGTACTGGTGCGGATTGGCTGTTCATTCCCGAGATCCCCCCTCGTGATGGCTGGGAGGACGATATGTGCGCGAGCATCACCAAG AACCGTACCGAGCGCGGCAAGCGCCGTACTATCGTCATTGTTGCCGAGGGTGCACAGGATCGCCAGCTTAATAAGATTTCCAGTTCGACCATCAAGGACATTCTCACACAACGACTGGGTCTGGATACCCGTACGACCGTCCTCGGACACACTCAGCGTGGTGGTGCTGCTTGCGCCTACGACCGCTGGCTCTCTACTCTGCAGGGCGTGGAGGCTGTTCGCGCCGTTCTAGACATGACACCAACCTCCCCGTCCCCCGTGATCACTATTCGTGAGAACAAGATTATGCGCACTCCTTTGATGGAGGCTGTTCAGGCCACCAAGGACGTCGCTGCTAAGATCCACGCTAAGGACTTCGAGGCTGCCATGACCCTCCGTGATCCAGAGTTCAAGGAATACTACCGCGCCTACCTCAACACAGCTACCCCGGATCATCCCAAGATGATGGTGGCCCAGGAGAAG AAAATGCGCATTGCTATCATCCACGTGGGTGCCCCCGCTGGAGGTATGAACCAGGCCACCCGAGCTGCCGTAGCCTACTGTCTTACTCGTGGACACACTGCCCTTGCCATTCACAACGGTTTCCCTGGTCTGATCCGCCATCATGCCGACAAGCCCATTAGCTCGGTCCGCGAGGTTCAATGGCTCGAGTCTGACAGCTGGGTGAACGAAGGTGGTTCCGACATTGGTACTAATCGTGGTCTGCCTTCCGAGGATATGGAAGGCACTGCCAAGTGCTTCGAGCTCTACAAGTTTGATGCTCTTTTCGTGGTTGGTGGGTTCGAGGCCTTCACGGCTGTGAGCCAGCTGCGCAAGGCTCGCACGCAGTACGATGCGTTCAAGATCCCCATGGTTGTGTTGCCTGCTACCATTTCGAACAATGTGCCGGGCACTGAATACTCGCTGGGCAGCGACACTTGTCTGAATACACTGATTGAGTTCTGCGACGCCATTCGCCAGTCCGCTTCCTCATCGCGTCGCCGTGTCTTCGTCATTGAAACCCAGGGTGGCCAGTCCGGCTACATTGCGACCACAGCTGGCCTTGCCGTAGGCGCTGTCGCCGTTTACATCCCCGAGGAGGGCATTGATATTAAGATGCTCTCTCGGGATATCGATTTCTTGCGTGACAACTTCATTCGTGACAAGGGTGCTAACCGAGCTGGCAAGATTATCCTTCGCAACGAGTGTGCCTCAAAGACCTATAGCACCCAGGTGATCGCTGATATGATCAAGGAGGAAGCTCACGGGCGCTTCGAGTCTCGCTCAGCTGTTCCTGGTCACTTCCAACAAGGTGGCAAGCCATCCCCCATGGACCGTGTCCGCGCCCTTCGAATGGCTATCAAGTGTATGCAGCACCTTGAGAGCTATGCTGGTCAGAGTCGAGAGCAAATCGCCGCAGATGACCTATCTGCTGCCGTCATTGGTGTCAAGGGCTCCCAGGTCCTGTTCTCACCCATGGGGGGCGAGACGGGATTGGAGGCCACCGAGACCGACTGGGTGCGCCGTCGCCCCAAGTCTGAGTTCTGGCTCGAGCTTCAAGATGTCGTCAACGTTCTTTCTGGCCGTTCCGGTAACCGTGCCGTCGACACTTCGGTCATCTACGATAGTATGTAA